The following are encoded in a window of Bradyrhizobium guangdongense genomic DNA:
- a CDS encoding tetratricopeptide repeat protein: MRTFLCAIFLALTLPVAAHAQSADLVLCDRVAADPSDPDKPADVKGVPDIAASDIATAIKFCRQAASSSRRAMFALGRAYAANRQTAEAIAAWRKAADKGSSAAMVELGVAYGTGSGVAQDEAQARKLFEKAAQAGNPRGVSNLAAIGSAGGGAPADPAQARALLGKAAETNAEAQYQLGLMLSNGNGGEKDDVAARALFEKAAAQNHPGALERMGAFAEEGRGGPKDKDAAKAYYERAAALGDEDAKKALERLRCPYAIKDKQGKLVTTLCF; encoded by the coding sequence ATGCGGACTTTCCTCTGTGCCATCTTCCTCGCGCTCACCTTGCCGGTTGCCGCGCATGCGCAATCGGCCGATCTCGTCCTGTGCGACCGTGTTGCCGCGGACCCGAGCGATCCCGACAAGCCGGCCGACGTGAAGGGCGTGCCTGACATCGCAGCCTCCGACATCGCGACCGCGATCAAATTCTGCAGGCAGGCGGCATCATCCTCGCGCCGCGCGATGTTCGCGCTCGGCCGCGCCTATGCGGCCAACCGGCAGACGGCGGAGGCGATCGCGGCCTGGCGCAAGGCGGCGGACAAGGGCTCGAGTGCGGCGATGGTCGAGCTCGGCGTCGCCTACGGCACCGGCTCAGGCGTCGCCCAGGACGAGGCGCAGGCGCGCAAATTGTTCGAGAAGGCGGCGCAGGCGGGCAATCCTCGTGGCGTCTCCAACCTTGCGGCAATCGGCAGTGCCGGCGGCGGTGCGCCCGCCGATCCCGCGCAGGCGCGCGCGCTGCTCGGCAAGGCCGCCGAGACCAACGCGGAAGCGCAGTACCAGCTCGGCCTGATGCTTTCCAATGGCAATGGCGGCGAGAAGGACGACGTTGCGGCGCGCGCGCTGTTCGAGAAGGCGGCCGCGCAAAACCATCCCGGCGCGCTGGAGCGGATGGGCGCCTTCGCGGAAGAAGGCCGCGGCGGCCCGAAGGACAAGGACGCAGCCAAGGCCTATTACGAGCGCGCTGCTGCGCTCGGCGACGAGGACGCCAAGAAGGCGCTGGAACGGCTGCGCTGCCCCTACGCGATCAAGGACAAGCAGGGCAAGCTCGTCACTACGCTGTGTTTCTAG
- a CDS encoding glutamine synthetase beta-grasp domain-containing protein, which translates to MTKYKLEYIWLDGYTPTPNLRGKTQIKEFASFPTLEQLPLWGFDGSSTQQAEGHSSDCVLKPVAVFPDGARTNGVLVMCEVMMPDGKTPHPSNKRATILDDAGAWFGFEQEYFFYKDGRPLGFPEYGYPAPQGPYYTGVGYKFVGDVARKIVEEHLDLCLAAGINHEGINAEVAKGQWEFQIFGKGSKTAADQMWMARYLMLRLTEKYGIDIEFHCKPLGDTDWNGSGMHANFSTEYMRNVGGKEYFEALMAAFDKNLMDHIAVYGPDNDKRLTGKHETAPWNKFSYGVADRGASIRVPHSFVNNGYKGYLEDRRPNSQGDPYQIASQILKTIASVPTDKKAAA; encoded by the coding sequence ATGACCAAGTATAAGCTCGAGTACATCTGGCTCGACGGATATACGCCGACTCCGAATTTGCGCGGCAAAACTCAGATCAAGGAATTCGCGTCGTTCCCGACGCTCGAGCAGCTTCCGCTCTGGGGCTTCGATGGCTCCTCCACGCAGCAGGCCGAAGGCCACAGCTCGGATTGCGTGCTGAAGCCGGTTGCTGTGTTCCCGGACGGCGCCCGCACCAACGGCGTGCTCGTGATGTGCGAAGTCATGATGCCCGATGGCAAGACCCCGCATCCATCCAACAAGCGCGCCACCATCCTCGACGATGCCGGCGCCTGGTTCGGCTTCGAGCAGGAATACTTCTTCTACAAGGACGGCCGTCCGCTCGGCTTCCCCGAGTATGGCTATCCGGCGCCGCAGGGCCCGTACTACACCGGCGTCGGCTACAAGTTCGTCGGCGACGTCGCCCGCAAGATCGTCGAAGAGCATCTCGACCTGTGCCTCGCTGCCGGCATCAACCATGAAGGCATCAACGCGGAAGTCGCGAAGGGCCAGTGGGAATTCCAGATCTTCGGCAAGGGCTCCAAGACCGCTGCCGATCAGATGTGGATGGCCCGCTATCTGATGCTGCGCCTCACCGAGAAGTACGGCATCGACATCGAGTTCCACTGCAAGCCGCTCGGCGACACCGACTGGAACGGCTCGGGCATGCACGCCAACTTCTCCACCGAGTACATGCGCAACGTTGGTGGCAAGGAGTACTTCGAGGCGCTGATGGCCGCCTTCGACAAGAACCTGATGGACCACATCGCCGTCTACGGCCCGGACAATGACAAGCGTCTGACCGGCAAGCACGAGACCGCGCCGTGGAACAAGTTCAGCTACGGCGTGGCTGATCGTGGTGCCTCGATCCGCGTTCCGCACTCCTTCGTCAACAACGGCTACAAGGGTTATCTGGAAGACCGCCGTCCGAACTCGCAGGGCGACCCATACCAGATCGCTTCGCAGATCCTGAAGACGATCGCGTCCGTGCCGACCGACAAGAAGGCCGCGGCCTAA
- a CDS encoding DUF2735 domain-containing protein, translating into MMYNGLSQGSATIYQFPVGGRAALGGRRYGETRLAADHASLPANASICSDSWYHQDAVDEAKPKWDR; encoded by the coding sequence ATGATGTACAATGGTCTAAGTCAAGGATCGGCAACGATCTACCAATTCCCCGTCGGCGGCCGCGCGGCTCTCGGCGGACGTCGCTACGGTGAGACCCGCCTCGCTGCCGATCATGCTTCGCTCCCTGCGAATGCCTCGATCTGCAGCGATAGCTGGTACCATCAGGATGCGGTCGACGAAGCAAAGCCGAAATGGGATCGCTGA
- a CDS encoding GrlR family regulatory protein — translation MLDGLYRVEYGINGAFGRSIMCLHDGKMLGGNSAFAHLGTYRVTNGAIEAEVITERHNDDPNYRPLMGADVTSIKVRGRTEGSTILLEGRADAMPDRVFWANLAPLDEALPPRGAIGQGSIANGLYAMQLRALDGVEASLSGVMLLIDGRILGGDAFFYYLGAYSSADGRWKGEMLNQEHTPARGDNPVFGGIEVGIGFSGTCTEDSGELEGIALAGKRSLRLAASLKLMRRA, via the coding sequence TTGCTCGACGGACTCTACAGAGTTGAATACGGCATCAACGGCGCGTTCGGCCGCAGCATCATGTGCCTGCACGACGGCAAGATGCTCGGCGGCAATTCCGCCTTCGCGCATCTCGGCACCTATCGCGTCACGAACGGCGCCATCGAAGCCGAGGTCATCACCGAGCGCCACAATGACGATCCCAACTATCGGCCGTTGATGGGGGCCGACGTCACCTCGATCAAGGTGCGCGGCCGCACCGAGGGATCGACCATCCTGCTGGAGGGCAGGGCAGATGCGATGCCCGACCGCGTGTTCTGGGCCAATCTCGCGCCGCTCGACGAGGCGTTGCCGCCGCGCGGCGCGATCGGACAGGGCAGCATCGCTAACGGGCTCTATGCGATGCAGCTGCGCGCGCTCGACGGCGTCGAGGCCTCACTCTCCGGCGTGATGCTGTTGATCGACGGCCGCATCCTCGGTGGCGATGCGTTCTTCTACTATCTCGGCGCCTATTCCTCGGCGGACGGTCGCTGGAAGGGCGAGATGCTCAACCAGGAGCACACGCCGGCGAGGGGCGACAATCCCGTGTTCGGCGGCATCGAGGTGGGGATCGGCTTCTCCGGCACCTGCACGGAAGACAGCGGCGAGCTCGAAGGCATCGCGCTCGCCGGCAAGCGCAGCCTGCGGCTGGCGGCATCGCTGAAGCTGATGCGGCGGGCGTAG
- a CDS encoding substrate-binding domain-containing protein yields MEKVRMLSTLGLLGAMRSLSAAFEAATGIHVEADFAPTLALLKRLRAGEAADLVILTREGLDEVIGEGRVIADSAADLARSYVGLAVRKGAPLPDIATQAALRQTLLAARSVAYSRLGASGVYFAQLIVRMGVADEINTKATIVEQGFTAERLVSGEADLAVQQISELKQVDGIEVIGPVPHDLQTAAVFSAGRMANAKQADAADRLLRYLASPEVVPVLRQSGLEP; encoded by the coding sequence ATGGAAAAAGTTCGCATGCTCTCGACGCTCGGTCTGTTGGGCGCGATGCGCAGCCTGTCCGCCGCCTTCGAGGCCGCAACAGGCATTCACGTCGAAGCCGACTTCGCGCCAACTCTGGCTCTGCTCAAGCGGCTGCGCGCCGGCGAGGCCGCCGATCTCGTGATCCTCACGCGCGAGGGGCTCGATGAGGTGATCGGCGAGGGTCGCGTGATCGCGGACAGCGCAGCGGACCTCGCGCGCTCCTATGTCGGACTTGCCGTGCGGAAAGGCGCACCGCTTCCCGACATCGCAACTCAGGCTGCGCTGCGCCAGACGCTGCTTGCGGCGCGATCGGTCGCCTATTCGCGGCTCGGTGCGAGCGGGGTGTACTTCGCCCAGCTGATCGTGCGGATGGGCGTTGCTGATGAGATCAACACCAAGGCCACCATCGTCGAGCAAGGCTTTACCGCGGAGCGGCTCGTCAGCGGCGAGGCCGACCTCGCCGTGCAGCAGATCAGCGAGCTGAAGCAGGTTGATGGCATCGAGGTGATCGGCCCGGTGCCGCACGACTTGCAGACAGCGGCCGTGTTCTCCGCGGGTCGCATGGCGAATGCGAAGCAGGCCGACGCCGCCGACCGGCTGTTGCGCTATCTGGCGTCGCCGGAAGTCGTGCCCGTGCTGCGGCAATCGGGACTCGAGCCTTGA
- a CDS encoding alpha/beta hydrolase family protein gives MRKAFWSAIAVLFCLASPVNAAGIQLINYGPNLTGAIWYPCEGKPKDVELGELGVGVDYGLVGVKDCPVTGTKLPLVIVSHGYVGWFGGHHDTAAALADAGFVVAAINHPGDNANDSSRKDDLSSFLSRPTDMVRLLDFVLQEWKDGAVIDPAKIGLFGFSKGGYTGLALIGAAPDFGRYARGCTDASKLCEQLRSGDIPAVAQDARIRAAVIADPIPGFFTQSNLAAIRIPVQFWRAEIGIGIIDPEGTARVARALPGKPEVHSVPAGHFAFVAPCSPELKAVLPRICTDKPAEFDRLAFHREFNGSVARFFHEHLTEGN, from the coding sequence GTGCGCAAGGCGTTTTGGTCTGCAATTGCCGTGCTTTTTTGCTTGGCTTCTCCCGTCAATGCCGCTGGTATTCAGCTTATCAACTATGGCCCCAACTTGACCGGCGCGATCTGGTATCCATGCGAGGGCAAACCGAAAGACGTGGAGCTCGGCGAGCTTGGAGTGGGCGTCGACTATGGCCTCGTCGGTGTGAAGGATTGCCCCGTCACCGGGACGAAACTGCCGCTGGTCATCGTCTCCCACGGTTATGTCGGCTGGTTCGGTGGACATCATGACACGGCAGCAGCATTAGCCGATGCCGGATTTGTCGTCGCGGCAATCAATCATCCAGGCGACAACGCGAACGATTCCTCAAGAAAAGACGATCTATCCTCCTTCTTGTCGCGTCCGACAGACATGGTCCGTCTACTCGATTTTGTGCTGCAAGAATGGAAAGATGGAGCCGTCATCGATCCCGCGAAGATCGGACTGTTCGGATTCTCCAAGGGCGGGTACACTGGACTGGCGCTGATCGGGGCAGCACCGGACTTTGGCCGGTATGCGCGCGGTTGCACCGATGCGTCGAAATTGTGCGAGCAACTCAGAAGCGGCGACATTCCCGCCGTGGCGCAGGATGCGCGCATTCGCGCCGCTGTGATCGCCGATCCGATACCAGGTTTCTTCACGCAATCCAATCTGGCCGCGATCAGGATTCCGGTGCAGTTCTGGAGAGCGGAGATCGGAATCGGGATCATCGACCCGGAAGGCACGGCCCGGGTCGCCCGTGCGCTACCGGGAAAGCCGGAGGTTCACAGCGTGCCTGCCGGTCACTTTGCGTTCGTAGCACCATGCTCGCCGGAGCTCAAAGCCGTGCTGCCTCGCATCTGCACCGACAAGCCCGCCGAATTCGATAGGTTGGCGTTTCATCGCGAATTCAACGGGAGCGTTGCGCGATTCTTCCATGAGCATTTGACTGAAGGCAACTGA